In Pseudoduganella albidiflava, a single window of DNA contains:
- the accC gene encoding acetyl-CoA carboxylase biotin carboxylase subunit, with protein MFEKILIANRGEIALRIQRACREMGIKTVVVHSEADKDAKYVKLADESVCIGPASSSLSYLNMPAIISAAEVTDAEAIHPGYGFLSENADFAERVEKSGFVFIGPRSDSIRLMGDKVSAKQAMIKAGVPCVPGSDGALPEDPKAIVQIARKVGYPVIIKAAGGGGGRGMRVVHTEAALLNAVTMTKSEAGAAFGNPEVYMEKYLENPRHVEIQILADEHKNAVWLGERDCSMQRRHQKVIEEAPAPGIPRKLIEKIGDRCAEACRKIGYRGAGTFEFLYENGEFYFIEMNTRVQVEHPVTEMITGIDIVQEQIRIACGERLRFRQRDVMLSGHAIECRINAEDPFKFTPSPGRITSWHAPGGPGVRVDSHSYAGYYVPPHYDSMIGKVITYGATREQAIRRMQIALSEMVVEGILTNIPLHRELMVDARFIEGGTNIHYLEQKLAEMPKAGA; from the coding sequence ATGTTTGAAAAAATCCTCATTGCCAATCGTGGTGAAATCGCGCTGCGTATCCAGCGCGCCTGCCGCGAGATGGGCATCAAGACGGTCGTCGTGCACTCCGAAGCCGACAAGGACGCGAAATACGTCAAACTGGCCGATGAATCCGTCTGCATCGGCCCGGCTTCGTCGAGCCTGTCCTACCTGAACATGCCCGCCATCATCAGCGCGGCCGAAGTCACCGACGCCGAGGCGATCCACCCCGGCTATGGCTTCCTGTCCGAAAACGCCGATTTCGCCGAACGTGTCGAAAAATCCGGCTTCGTGTTCATCGGCCCCCGTTCCGACTCGATCCGCCTGATGGGCGACAAGGTCTCGGCCAAGCAGGCGATGATCAAGGCGGGCGTGCCCTGCGTGCCTGGTTCCGACGGCGCGTTGCCGGAAGATCCGAAGGCGATCGTGCAGATTGCCCGCAAGGTCGGCTATCCGGTCATCATCAAGGCGGCTGGCGGCGGCGGTGGCCGCGGCATGCGCGTGGTGCATACCGAAGCGGCGCTGCTCAATGCGGTGACGATGACGAAGAGCGAAGCCGGTGCCGCCTTCGGCAATCCGGAAGTCTATATGGAGAAATACCTGGAGAATCCGCGCCACGTGGAAATCCAGATCCTCGCCGACGAACACAAGAACGCCGTATGGCTGGGCGAGCGCGACTGCTCCATGCAGCGCCGCCACCAGAAGGTAATCGAGGAAGCGCCGGCCCCCGGCATTCCACGCAAGCTGATCGAGAAGATCGGCGACCGCTGCGCCGAAGCCTGCCGCAAGATCGGCTACCGCGGCGCGGGCACCTTCGAATTCCTGTATGAAAACGGCGAGTTCTACTTCATCGAGATGAACACCCGCGTGCAGGTGGAACACCCGGTGACGGAGATGATCACCGGCATCGACATCGTGCAGGAACAGATCCGCATCGCCTGCGGCGAGCGCCTGCGCTTCCGCCAGCGCGACGTGATGCTGTCCGGCCACGCGATCGAGTGCCGCATCAACGCCGAGGACCCGTTCAAGTTCACGCCTTCGCCAGGCCGCATCACGTCGTGGCATGCCCCGGGCGGCCCAGGCGTGCGTGTCGACTCCCATTCGTATGCGGGTTACTATGTACCGCCGCACTACGATTCGATGATCGGCAAGGTGATCACCTATGGCGCCACGCGCGAGCAGGCGATCCGCCGCATGCAGATCGCGCTGTCGGAAATGGTGGTCGAGGGCATCCTCACCAACATCCCGCTGCACCGCGAGCTGATGGTCGACGCCCGCTTCATCGAAGGCGGCACCAACATCCATTACCTGGAACAGAAACTGGCGGAAATGCCGAAGGCGGGTGCATGA
- a CDS encoding carbohydrate kinase family protein: MNQTSLICGSLAIDIIMQYEGRFGDTLLADQLHKVNVSFLVPTMRTEFGGCSGNIAYNLKLLGGDPRIVGVMGQDCAAYLERLQKLGISTQNILIKKDAYNAQCFVTADSDNNQINAFHPGAMSFAHENDIEAAGPARIAIISPDGHLGMLKHAEDLARLGIPFVFDPGQQLPMFTPEQLLKFIDQATYVTCNDYEIELLMDRTGLALDDIAARVEALIVTRGEKGSEIYTAGQRIDIPAVEAAVLDPTGCGDAYRAGLLYGLSHDLGWETTGRLASLLGAIKIAHKGAQNHWFTREEIADRFEQAFGYRF, translated from the coding sequence ATGAACCAGACTTCCCTGATCTGTGGCTCGCTCGCCATCGACATCATCATGCAATACGAAGGCCGCTTCGGCGACACGCTGCTGGCCGACCAGCTGCACAAGGTGAACGTATCGTTCCTGGTGCCGACCATGCGCACCGAGTTCGGCGGCTGCTCCGGCAACATCGCCTACAACCTGAAACTGCTCGGCGGCGATCCCCGCATCGTCGGCGTGATGGGCCAGGATTGCGCCGCCTACCTGGAGCGCCTGCAGAAGCTCGGCATCAGCACGCAGAACATCCTGATCAAGAAGGATGCGTACAACGCCCAGTGCTTTGTCACGGCCGACTCGGACAATAACCAGATCAACGCCTTCCACCCGGGCGCCATGTCGTTCGCGCACGAGAACGACATCGAAGCGGCCGGCCCGGCCCGCATCGCCATCATCTCGCCGGACGGCCACCTGGGCATGCTCAAGCACGCCGAGGACCTGGCCCGCCTGGGCATCCCGTTCGTCTTCGACCCGGGCCAGCAACTGCCGATGTTCACGCCCGAGCAGCTGCTCAAGTTCATCGACCAGGCCACCTACGTGACCTGCAACGACTACGAGATCGAGCTGCTGATGGACCGCACCGGCCTGGCGCTGGACGACATCGCCGCGCGCGTGGAAGCCCTGATCGTCACGCGCGGCGAGAAGGGTTCGGAGATCTACACGGCGGGCCAGCGCATCGACATCCCGGCCGTGGAAGCGGCCGTGCTGGACCCCACCGGCTGCGGCGACGCCTACCGCGCCGGCCTGCTGTACGGCCTGTCGCACGACCTGGGCTGGGAAACCACCGGCCGGCTGGCCAGCCTGCTGGGCGCGATCAAGATCGCCCACAAGGGCGCGCAGAACCACTGGTTCACGCGGGAAGAGATCGCGGACCGGTTCGAGCAGGCGTTCGGGTACAGGTTCTAG
- a CDS encoding YggT family protein has protein sequence MLIVDTVAVLLGGVLLLRFWMQATRVRPPSSVAQFTFQLSDWLVRPMRRLVPGVGGYDWASLLGAFLIVVLATSVRWFAGYPFDLIMLMALHRFLQWILYGFMILLVVEAIFSWVNPHAPLAPFVRALNEPILKPVRRVVPLVGNLDLSLLVALVLLQIAQLVLDMLFR, from the coding sequence ATGCTGATCGTCGATACCGTTGCCGTCCTGCTCGGCGGGGTGCTGCTGCTGCGGTTCTGGATGCAGGCGACACGCGTGCGCCCGCCGTCGTCGGTGGCGCAATTTACGTTCCAGCTGTCGGACTGGCTGGTGCGCCCCATGCGCCGCCTCGTGCCCGGCGTGGGCGGCTACGACTGGGCCAGCCTGCTCGGCGCGTTCCTGATCGTGGTGCTGGCCACGTCGGTGCGCTGGTTCGCCGGCTACCCGTTCGACCTCATCATGCTGATGGCGCTGCACCGCTTCCTGCAGTGGATCCTGTATGGCTTCATGATCCTGCTGGTCGTCGAGGCGATCTTCAGCTGGGTCAACCCGCACGCGCCGCTGGCGCCGTTCGTGCGCGCCCTGAACGAGCCGATCCTCAAGCCCGTGCGGCGCGTGGTGCCGCTGGTGGGCAACCTCGACCTGTCGCTGCTGGTCGCGCTGGTGCTGCTGCAGATCGCCCAGCTCGTGCTGGACATGCTGTTCCGGTGA
- a CDS encoding transcriptional regulator, with protein MATATKKTDTKKPAATKAAAAPAKKAAAAKPAAAAKKTTAAAKPAAAKKTTAAAKPAAAKKTTAAAKPAAAKKTTAAAKPAAAKKSTTATKSTAAKSTAAKSTATKSTAAKKSTTATKSTAAKKSTTAAAKPAAKKSATKATAAKPAAKKAATKTAAAKPAAKKTATKAAAKPAAKPAAKKAAAKPAAKPAAKKAAGKTAAAKPAAKPAAKKAATKTAAAKPAAKPAAKKAATKTAAAKPAAKPAAKKAAATKTAAAKPAAKGAAAKPAAKGAAAKPAAKAAAKSAAPAAKPAATKAAAKPAAKPAAKKTAAKKPEAAPATAPAATTADKPAEQPVAKKAAAPKKAAAKKDSAAKKDTPAAAPAAVPAAASVPSAKTTLAPAAAWPFPTSTRPS; from the coding sequence ATGGCTACCGCCACCAAGAAGACCGATACGAAGAAGCCAGCCGCCACCAAGGCCGCTGCCGCTCCTGCCAAGAAAGCTGCAGCCGCCAAGCCGGCTGCCGCTGCGAAGAAAACCACCGCGGCTGCCAAGCCTGCTGCGGCGAAGAAGACGACCGCCGCGGCAAAGCCTGCCGCAGCGAAGAAGACCACGGCGGCTGCGAAGCCGGCGGCGGCGAAGAAGACCACGGCAGCGGCAAAGCCGGCCGCAGCGAAGAAGTCCACCACCGCAACCAAGTCGACCGCGGCCAAGTCCACGGCAGCGAAGTCGACGGCAACCAAGTCGACGGCAGCGAAGAAATCGACGACGGCAACCAAGTCGACGGCAGCGAAGAAATCGACGACGGCCGCCGCCAAGCCGGCAGCGAAGAAGTCGGCAACCAAGGCCACCGCCGCGAAGCCGGCAGCCAAGAAAGCCGCGACCAAGACCGCCGCAGCGAAGCCTGCAGCCAAGAAGACCGCGACGAAGGCCGCTGCCAAGCCGGCAGCCAAGCCTGCAGCCAAGAAGGCCGCCGCCAAGCCGGCAGCCAAGCCGGCAGCCAAGAAAGCCGCTGGCAAGACCGCCGCCGCCAAGCCGGCCGCCAAGCCTGCAGCGAAGAAGGCCGCAACCAAGACCGCCGCCGCCAAGCCGGCCGCCAAGCCTGCAGCCAAGAAAGCCGCAACCAAGACCGCCGCAGCCAAGCCGGCAGCCAAGCCTGCAGCGAAAAAGGCCGCCGCCACCAAGACCGCTGCCGCCAAGCCAGCAGCCAAGGGTGCAGCCGCCAAGCCTGCAGCCAAGGGCGCAGCAGCGAAGCCCGCCGCCAAGGCGGCAGCCAAGTCGGCAGCTCCGGCAGCCAAGCCGGCCGCAACGAAGGCAGCCGCCAAGCCAGCCGCCAAGCCAGCCGCGAAGAAGACCGCAGCAAAAAAGCCTGAGGCCGCGCCGGCTACCGCCCCGGCAGCGACTACGGCCGACAAGCCCGCGGAACAACCAGTAGCGAAGAAAGCCGCTGCGCCGAAGAAGGCCGCGGCGAAGAAGGATTCGGCAGCGAAGAAGGACACGCCGGCGGCAGCACCGGCCGCTGTTCCGGCCGCCGCTTCCGTACCATCGGCGAAGACGACGCTGGCACCGGCGGCCGCATGGCCGTTCCCGACCAGCACCCGTCCTTCCTGA
- the accB gene encoding acetyl-CoA carboxylase biotin carboxyl carrier protein produces the protein MDLRKLKTLIDLVAESDIAELEVTEGESKVRIVKSSAMPQNQVVMMPQGGAPTQYMPAAAPAPAPAAAPAVPAAAAEPTGHIVKSPMVGTFYRSSAPGSAPFVEVGATVKEGDTLCIIEAMKLLNEIDADKSGTITQVLVENGQPVEFGQPLFVIG, from the coding sequence ATGGATCTACGCAAGCTCAAGACTTTGATTGACTTGGTTGCCGAATCGGATATTGCAGAACTCGAAGTGACCGAAGGCGAGAGCAAGGTGCGCATCGTCAAGTCGTCCGCCATGCCGCAAAACCAGGTCGTGATGATGCCGCAGGGCGGCGCGCCGACCCAGTACATGCCTGCCGCCGCGCCGGCTCCCGCGCCTGCCGCCGCACCGGCCGTGCCGGCCGCCGCCGCCGAGCCGACCGGCCACATCGTCAAGTCGCCGATGGTCGGCACGTTCTACCGTTCTTCCGCACCAGGCAGCGCGCCGTTCGTCGAAGTGGGCGCGACCGTGAAGGAAGGCGATACGCTGTGCATCATCGAAGCGATGAAGCTGCTGAACGAGATCGATGCCGACAAATCCGGCACGATCACCCAGGTTCTCGTCGAGAACGGCCAGCCGGTCGAATTCGGCCAGCCGCTGTTCGTCATCGGCTGA
- a CDS encoding ribonucleotide-diphosphate reductase subunit beta has translation MLNWEDDVVKPAAPVVGQSGQGAAEPEATAEQISHRVHAEDKRIINGKTDVNQLVPFKYKWAWDKYLAGCANHWMPQEVNMQRDIELWKNPNGLSEDERRLVKRNLGFFVTADSLAANNIVLGTYRHITAPECRQYLLRQAFEEAIHTHAYQYIVESLGLDEQEIFNAYNEVKSIRDKDQFLIPFIDTLTDPAFTTGTIESDQKLLKSLIVFACLMEGLFFYVGFTQILALGRQNKMTGAAEQYQYILRDESMHCNFGIDLINTIKLENPLLWTPQFRDEIKALFQEAVELEYRYAEDTMPRGVLGLNAAMFKGYLRFIANRRAVQIGLEPMFDQDENPFPWMSEMIDLKKERNFFETRVTEYQTGGALNWD, from the coding sequence ATGCTGAACTGGGAAGATGACGTGGTGAAACCTGCCGCTCCTGTCGTGGGCCAGAGCGGCCAGGGCGCCGCCGAGCCGGAAGCCACGGCCGAGCAGATCTCGCACCGCGTGCACGCCGAGGACAAGCGCATCATCAACGGCAAGACGGACGTCAACCAGCTGGTACCGTTCAAGTACAAGTGGGCCTGGGACAAGTACCTGGCCGGCTGCGCCAACCACTGGATGCCGCAGGAAGTGAACATGCAGCGCGACATCGAGCTGTGGAAGAACCCGAACGGCCTGTCGGAAGACGAGCGCCGCCTGGTCAAGCGCAACCTGGGCTTCTTCGTGACGGCCGACTCGCTGGCCGCCAACAATATCGTGCTGGGCACCTACCGCCACATCACGGCGCCGGAATGCCGCCAGTACCTGCTGCGCCAGGCCTTCGAGGAAGCCATCCACACGCACGCCTACCAGTACATCGTGGAATCGCTGGGCCTGGACGAGCAGGAGATCTTCAACGCCTACAACGAAGTGAAATCGATCCGCGACAAGGACCAGTTCCTGATCCCGTTCATCGATACGCTGACCGACCCGGCCTTCACCACCGGCACGATCGAAAGCGACCAGAAGCTGCTGAAATCGCTGATCGTGTTCGCCTGCCTGATGGAAGGCCTGTTCTTCTACGTGGGCTTCACGCAGATCCTGGCGCTGGGCCGCCAGAACAAGATGACCGGCGCCGCCGAGCAGTACCAGTACATCCTGCGCGACGAATCGATGCACTGCAATTTCGGCATCGACCTGATCAACACAATCAAGCTGGAAAACCCGCTGCTGTGGACCCCGCAGTTCCGCGACGAAATCAAGGCGCTGTTCCAGGAAGCCGTGGAACTGGAGTACCGCTACGCCGAAGACACGATGCCACGCGGCGTGCTGGGCCTGAACGCGGCCATGTTCAAGGGCTACCTGCGCTTCATCGCCAACCGCCGCGCCGTGCAGATCGGCCTGGAGCCGATGTTCGACCAGGACGAGAACCCGTTCCCGTGGATGAGCGAGATGATCGACCTGAAGAAGGAACGCAACTTCTTCGAGACGCGCGTGACCGAGTACCAGACGGGTGGGGCGCTGAACTGGGATTGA
- a CDS encoding PAAR domain-containing protein, producing the protein MPNVIRLGDPTSHGGRVVSVSASHFTVGGIAVARVGDKCICPIRGHELCIITEGSPVHSIDGIPVAYEGHKTSCGATLIATTGTFNEE; encoded by the coding sequence ATGCCCAATGTCATTCGCCTTGGCGACCCCACTTCTCATGGCGGAAGAGTCGTGAGCGTTTCCGCATCTCATTTCACCGTTGGCGGCATTGCCGTTGCCCGGGTGGGAGACAAGTGCATCTGCCCCATCAGGGGACACGAGCTATGCATCATCACTGAGGGCAGCCCGGTGCACTCCATCGATGGCATTCCCGTGGCGTACGAAGGACACAAGACCAGTTGCGGTGCCACGCTGATTGCCACGACGGGTACCTTCAACGAAGAGTAG
- a CDS encoding glycoside hydrolase family 43 protein, protein MPTLFSLRLAATLALSSTLIVAPAMAQLQARPATGLSTATWTPDNGNGTFTNPLFYDEFSDPDMIRVGEYFYLTGTTMHAMPGLPVLRSKDLVNWEFMSYATPKLDFGPAYRLEDGKGIYGRGIWAPSFRFHDGTFYIFSNVNGRGTQIYTATDPKGPWTHREMKRSLHDLSVLFDDDGKVYVVWDHQEMKMAQLTADLTDLVPGTQKVLFGKDQGMGEGAHLLKIDGKYYILSANYAGGFRMPAARADHPFGPWEVNHSISTNEGFGLAQGNRLKKNEAPFEAVPGDPKRHDATAIHQGGIILTPAGEWWGYSMMDYNSVGRLLSLSPVTWQDGWPYFGLPGNLGRNPRTWVKPKTDAPQPVAVPFQRSDDFSGTALKPVWQWNHVPVDGKWSLAERPGYLRLHALPAKSFWEAKNSLTQRAIGPKSSPTVALDVAGLKEGDVAGLALLNLPYATLGVEKTAAGLSIAMFDQARNATQRVPLKLDAKAARVWLRADADFLTEKARFSYSVDGRKFVPLGDEFTMIFQLVTFQGVRYALFNYNTAGMEGGVADFDSIDVYQPYPRGLMRAIPVGKTIRLTSFGAKTGLQGGGGRLSVGAPSAFAVQDMQLGRVALRAGKQYLTVGSDGAVSLADGAPGAAQSFQWIETPTGELVLMSIANNRFLRVDPASRSIAADSPGPLTESADGTRFIWAR, encoded by the coding sequence ATGCCGACTCTGTTCTCCCTGCGCCTCGCCGCCACCCTCGCCCTGTCCTCCACCCTGATCGTCGCGCCCGCGATGGCCCAGCTTCAAGCGCGGCCCGCGACCGGCCTGTCGACCGCGACCTGGACGCCGGACAACGGCAACGGCACTTTCACGAACCCGCTGTTCTACGACGAGTTCTCCGACCCGGACATGATCCGCGTCGGCGAGTACTTCTACCTGACCGGCACCACCATGCATGCGATGCCGGGCCTGCCGGTGCTGCGCTCGAAGGACCTGGTGAACTGGGAGTTCATGAGCTACGCAACGCCGAAGCTCGACTTCGGCCCCGCCTACCGGCTCGAAGATGGCAAGGGGATCTATGGCCGGGGCATCTGGGCGCCCAGTTTCCGCTTCCACGACGGCACCTTCTACATCTTCAGCAACGTGAACGGCCGCGGCACGCAGATCTACACGGCCACCGACCCGAAGGGCCCGTGGACGCACCGCGAGATGAAGCGCAGCCTGCACGACCTGTCGGTGCTGTTCGACGACGACGGCAAGGTCTACGTGGTGTGGGATCACCAGGAAATGAAGATGGCCCAGCTCACCGCCGACCTCACCGACCTGGTGCCGGGCACCCAGAAAGTCCTGTTCGGGAAGGACCAGGGCATGGGCGAAGGCGCCCACCTCCTGAAGATCGACGGCAAGTACTACATCCTCAGCGCGAACTACGCCGGCGGCTTCCGCATGCCGGCCGCGCGCGCCGACCACCCGTTCGGACCGTGGGAGGTGAACCATTCGATCAGCACCAACGAAGGCTTCGGTCTGGCCCAGGGTAACCGGCTGAAGAAGAACGAGGCACCGTTCGAGGCGGTACCGGGCGACCCGAAGCGCCACGACGCCACCGCGATCCACCAGGGCGGCATCATCCTGACGCCGGCCGGCGAATGGTGGGGCTACTCGATGATGGACTACAACTCGGTGGGGCGCCTGCTGTCGCTGTCGCCGGTGACGTGGCAGGATGGCTGGCCCTACTTCGGCCTGCCGGGCAACCTGGGCCGCAATCCGCGCACCTGGGTGAAGCCGAAGACGGACGCGCCGCAACCCGTCGCGGTGCCGTTCCAGCGCAGCGACGATTTTTCAGGCACCGCGCTGAAGCCGGTCTGGCAGTGGAACCACGTGCCGGTCGATGGCAAGTGGTCGCTGGCCGAGCGGCCGGGTTACCTGCGGCTGCATGCGCTGCCGGCGAAGTCGTTCTGGGAAGCGAAGAACAGCCTGACGCAGCGCGCCATCGGACCGAAGTCGTCGCCCACCGTCGCGCTGGACGTCGCAGGACTGAAGGAAGGCGACGTGGCCGGCCTGGCCCTGCTGAACCTGCCCTATGCGACGCTGGGCGTGGAGAAGACCGCCGCCGGCCTGTCGATCGCCATGTTCGACCAGGCGAGGAATGCGACCCAGCGCGTGCCGCTCAAGCTCGATGCCAAGGCCGCGCGGGTGTGGCTGCGCGCCGATGCCGACTTCCTGACGGAGAAGGCGCGCTTCTCCTACTCCGTCGACGGCAGGAAGTTCGTGCCGCTCGGCGACGAGTTCACGATGATCTTCCAGCTCGTGACCTTCCAGGGCGTGCGCTACGCCCTCTTCAACTACAACACCGCGGGCATGGAGGGCGGCGTGGCCGACTTCGACAGCATCGACGTCTACCAGCCCTACCCACGCGGCCTGATGCGCGCGATCCCGGTCGGGAAGACGATCCGGCTGACCTCTTTTGGTGCGAAGACGGGGCTGCAAGGCGGCGGCGGCCGCCTGTCGGTCGGCGCGCCTTCCGCGTTCGCCGTGCAGGACATGCAGCTGGGCCGGGTGGCGCTGCGGGCCGGCAAGCAGTACCTCACGGTGGGTTCGGATGGCGCGGTGTCGCTGGCCGATGGCGCGCCGGGCGCGGCGCAGAGCTTCCAATGGATCGAGACGCCGACCGGGGAACTGGTGCTGATGTCGATCGCGAACAATCGCTTCCTGCGCGTGGATCCCGCGTCGCGGTCGATCGCGGCGGATAGCCCGGGGCCGCTGACCGAGAGCGCGGATGGGACGCGGTTTATCTGGGCGCGGTGA
- the prmA gene encoding 50S ribosomal protein L11 methyltransferase has product MSWNEIVIEVAREHAEALSDALMEAGALSVSVEDADEGTEAEQPLFGEPGMEPKEAAWEHSRVVALADVDADHSFIVAAAARAVGLKALPAYTTRSVADEDWVRLTQSQFEPIHIGKNIWVVPSWHEAPDPAALILELDPGLAFGTGSHPTTRLCMEWLEAHPAPGKTVLDYGCGSGILAMVARKLGAEKVAGVDIDPQAIDSARDNAARNQVQDIEYFVPEDFAQSAYASAQFDIVVANILSSPLKLMAPMLSGRVADGGALVLSGVLARQAEEVAAAYAPFIQLSVWAEHEGWVALYGRKGDETAPASRQG; this is encoded by the coding sequence ATGAGCTGGAACGAAATCGTCATCGAAGTCGCCCGAGAGCATGCCGAGGCGCTGTCGGACGCGCTGATGGAAGCGGGCGCGCTGTCCGTTTCCGTCGAGGATGCGGACGAAGGCACCGAAGCGGAACAGCCGCTGTTCGGCGAACCGGGCATGGAGCCGAAGGAAGCGGCGTGGGAACACAGCCGCGTGGTGGCCCTGGCCGACGTCGATGCCGATCACTCGTTCATCGTGGCCGCAGCGGCCCGCGCCGTGGGCCTGAAGGCCCTGCCGGCCTACACCACGCGCAGCGTGGCCGATGAAGACTGGGTGCGCCTGACGCAATCGCAGTTCGAGCCGATCCACATCGGCAAGAACATCTGGGTCGTGCCGAGCTGGCACGAGGCACCGGACCCTGCCGCGCTGATCCTGGAACTCGATCCGGGCCTGGCATTCGGCACCGGCAGCCACCCGACCACGCGCCTGTGCATGGAATGGCTGGAAGCCCATCCGGCGCCCGGCAAGACGGTGCTCGATTACGGCTGCGGTTCCGGCATCCTGGCGATGGTGGCACGCAAGCTGGGCGCGGAAAAGGTCGCCGGCGTCGATATCGACCCGCAGGCGATCGACTCGGCGCGCGACAACGCCGCCCGCAACCAGGTACAGGACATCGAATACTTCGTGCCGGAAGACTTCGCGCAATCGGCTTATGCCAGCGCGCAGTTCGACATCGTCGTCGCCAACATCCTGTCGTCGCCGCTGAAACTGATGGCGCCGATGCTGTCGGGCCGCGTGGCCGACGGCGGCGCGCTGGTGCTGTCCGGCGTGCTGGCACGCCAGGCCGAGGAAGTGGCCGCCGCGTACGCGCCGTTCATCCAGCTGTCCGTCTGGGCCGAGCACGAGGGCTGGGTCGCCCTGTACGGCCGCAAGGGCGACGAAACCGCCCCTGCTTCACGCCAAGGGTAA
- a CDS encoding DUF3426 domain-containing protein, translating to MDLDDVAVHVREAEPEPAHGPEPELEPEPEPEPEPEAEPASEPAPADSHRREPAFDMPSEHIVAVALDDLHHFDHEPGDQPEPVVPPPASRNSSSDGASDAANQAAERASDDAAAADLLAAAPESALLAAGAGGATALPDDAGGHEEEPEFVRQAARRERSRHLARLAMMAGIPLLAFVLLGQGVVSLRNRLAADYPAMKPALQALCGPLGCTVELPRQIDALAIEQGELQTLAPDTYSFVTVLRNQSRSVQAWPHIELVLNDTADKPVLRRVFAPRDYLGKAALAQGFRPRSEQSVKLYFELDRLRASGYHIAIFYP from the coding sequence TTGGACCTGGATGACGTGGCGGTCCACGTACGGGAAGCCGAGCCGGAACCGGCGCATGGACCTGAACCCGAGTTGGAGCCTGAGCCGGAACCTGAGCCGGAACCGGAAGCTGAGCCGGCCTCCGAGCCGGCACCAGCCGACAGCCACCGCCGCGAGCCCGCGTTCGACATGCCGTCCGAGCACATCGTGGCGGTCGCGCTGGATGACCTGCACCATTTCGACCACGAACCCGGCGACCAACCCGAACCGGTCGTCCCGCCCCCTGCATCGAGGAACAGCTCCAGCGATGGCGCCAGCGATGCAGCCAACCAGGCCGCCGAACGCGCGTCCGACGATGCCGCCGCCGCCGACCTGCTGGCGGCCGCGCCGGAAAGCGCGCTGCTGGCCGCCGGCGCCGGTGGTGCCACTGCCCTGCCCGATGACGCCGGCGGGCACGAAGAAGAACCGGAATTCGTCCGCCAGGCGGCGCGCCGCGAGCGCTCGCGCCACCTGGCGCGGCTGGCGATGATGGCAGGCATCCCGCTGCTCGCGTTCGTGCTGCTGGGCCAGGGCGTGGTCTCGCTGCGCAATCGGCTGGCCGCCGACTATCCGGCCATGAAACCGGCGCTGCAGGCGCTGTGCGGCCCGCTGGGCTGCACGGTCGAGCTGCCGCGCCAGATCGATGCGCTGGCGATCGAACAGGGCGAGCTGCAGACGCTGGCGCCGGACACGTACAGCTTCGTCACCGTGCTGCGCAACCAGTCGCGCTCCGTGCAAGCCTGGCCGCACATCGAACTGGTATTGAACGACACGGCCGACAAGCCCGTGCTGCGCCGCGTGTTCGCGCCGCGCGACTACCTGGGCAAGGCCGCGCTGGCCCAGGGCTTCCGCCCGCGCAGCGAGCAGTCCGTCAAGCTGTACTTCGAGCTGGACCGGCTGCGCGCCTCCGGCTACCACATCGCCATTTTCTACCCCTGA
- the aroQ gene encoding type II 3-dehydroquinate dehydratase, with protein MAKHLLLLNGPNLNLLGTREPGIYGATTLAQVEQAARDQAASAGAQLHAFQSNHEGALIDRIHAARDEGVDFIVINPGGYTHTSVALRDALAGVAIPFVEVHISNIYQRESFRHHSFLSAIAKGTICGLGTEGYRFAIDFALRSS; from the coding sequence ATGGCAAAACACCTGCTGCTGCTGAACGGCCCCAATCTGAACCTGTTGGGTACCCGCGAGCCCGGAATCTATGGGGCGACGACACTGGCACAGGTGGAACAGGCGGCACGGGACCAGGCCGCCTCGGCGGGCGCGCAGCTGCATGCCTTCCAGAGCAACCATGAAGGCGCGCTGATCGACCGCATCCATGCCGCGCGCGACGAAGGGGTGGACTTCATCGTCATCAATCCCGGCGGGTATACCCACACCAGCGTGGCCCTGCGCGATGCGCTGGCCGGCGTGGCGATTCCGTTCGTCGAAGTCCATATATCGAATATTTATCAGCGCGAAAGCTTTCGCCACCACTCATTTCTCAGCGCGATTGCCAAGGGAACGATTTGCGGACTCGGCACCGAGGGATACCGCTTTGCCATCGACTTTGCACTAAGAAGCAGTTAA